The following are encoded together in the Actinomycetota bacterium genome:
- a CDS encoding Rv3235 family protein, giving the protein GRSVISICCQEDLPGLADTVAVVRKGDLVRPVALRLDAGGGRWIVTELRWWRNETGTATTPGRDDGSS; this is encoded by the coding sequence TGGCCGCTCGGTCATCTCCATCTGCTGCCAGGAGGACCTGCCCGGCCTGGCGGACACGGTGGCGGTGGTGCGGAAGGGCGACCTTGTCCGCCCGGTGGCGCTCCGCCTGGACGCCGGAGGCGGCCGCTGGATCGTGACCGAGCTTCGCTGGTGGCGTAACGAGACCGGCACGGCCACGACACCCGGCCGAGACGACGGATCGTCATGA